The Collimonas sp. PA-H2 genome contains a region encoding:
- the sctV gene encoding type III secretion system export apparatus subunit SctV encodes MAFLKSAWNSLSSPGATGSSTRFSRLGRHYDLMLVALIVAVIALLVLPLPPYVLDTLIAFNLTVSVTLLIVSLYIASPLGLSTFPSLLLFTTLFRLSLNIASTRQILLHAYAGDIISTFGKLVVGGDVIIGMVVFAIIAIVQFIVIAKGSERVAEVAARFSLDAMPGKQMSIDADLRAGIIHKDDARQRRRTLESESQLYGAMDGAMKFVKGDAIAGIIIALVNIFAGIMVGMLRKDMSLDTALQTYSVLAVGDALVSQIPSLFVSIAAGIVITRVARSDSIEAIPLGNEIAQQIKAHPKALVVTGIVVFGMLLVPGFPKWQFLALGLTVALTGWNLGAGRRGKARNPSEVLMPSMSREGSDRVPVFIDDADHLMTIPIVMEVYPQIAQDVNPLKLDSGLENVRRHVAHDLGIPFPGMVIRSAARLSAGQFVLYINEIPMLQGYLMPGHVLCLEEESNLTAAAIPYVTAEGMFGGSGLWVPFNQQGSLTENKFRVLYAEQILAQYVLRVISRHAHEFMGIQETQLLLKRLEDSYPDLEKELKQQVPLSRFADVLRRLVQEQIPIRDLRLIAHALIETAAREKDNVMLTEYVRNAMVRSISYRNTLRNGRLAAIVVAPGFEDQIKQYLKQSGSGSVLLLPETLRLSIHSQILQITSARQADDFHKPVLLVNAIEIRAHLRSILVVDFPDLTVLASPQVEGSIRVDIQGQIQ; translated from the coding sequence ATGGCATTTTTAAAGTCAGCATGGAATAGCTTGAGCAGCCCTGGGGCAACTGGCTCGAGCACGCGGTTTTCCCGCTTGGGGCGTCATTACGACCTGATGCTGGTGGCGCTGATTGTAGCGGTGATCGCGTTGCTGGTATTGCCCTTGCCGCCGTACGTGCTCGATACATTGATTGCATTCAATCTTACCGTCTCCGTTACCTTGCTGATCGTTTCACTCTACATTGCTTCCCCGCTCGGCCTGTCGACTTTTCCTTCCCTGTTGCTGTTTACCACGCTGTTCCGGCTGTCGCTGAACATAGCATCGACCCGTCAAATACTGTTGCATGCTTATGCCGGCGACATCATCTCCACCTTTGGCAAATTGGTGGTTGGCGGCGATGTCATTATTGGCATGGTGGTGTTTGCAATCATTGCAATTGTCCAATTTATCGTCATTGCCAAAGGTTCCGAACGAGTCGCCGAAGTAGCTGCCCGTTTCAGCCTTGACGCCATGCCGGGTAAGCAAATGAGTATCGATGCCGATCTGCGCGCTGGCATTATCCACAAAGATGATGCGCGTCAGCGCCGGCGGACGCTGGAGAGCGAGAGTCAGTTATATGGCGCTATGGATGGCGCCATGAAGTTTGTCAAAGGAGATGCAATTGCCGGCATCATCATTGCGTTGGTAAATATCTTTGCGGGCATCATGGTGGGCATGTTACGCAAGGACATGAGCCTGGATACAGCCTTGCAAACCTATTCTGTCCTGGCAGTGGGCGATGCCCTGGTTTCGCAAATTCCTTCGCTCTTCGTTTCAATCGCAGCCGGCATCGTCATCACCCGTGTTGCACGTTCCGATAGCATCGAGGCGATTCCCCTTGGTAATGAGATCGCACAGCAAATCAAGGCGCACCCGAAAGCGCTGGTGGTGACCGGCATTGTAGTGTTTGGCATGCTGCTGGTGCCTGGGTTTCCGAAATGGCAGTTTCTGGCACTGGGCCTGACGGTAGCGTTGACTGGCTGGAATCTAGGGGCAGGCAGGCGCGGTAAGGCGCGCAACCCGTCAGAGGTGTTGATGCCGTCAATGTCGCGAGAAGGAAGTGATCGGGTTCCGGTTTTTATCGATGATGCCGATCATCTGATGACGATACCGATCGTAATGGAGGTATATCCGCAGATTGCACAGGATGTTAATCCACTCAAGCTCGATTCTGGATTGGAAAATGTGCGGCGGCATGTCGCGCATGACTTGGGCATTCCTTTTCCCGGGATGGTGATTCGCTCCGCTGCTCGCCTAAGCGCGGGGCAATTTGTCTTGTATATCAACGAAATCCCGATGCTGCAGGGCTATCTCATGCCGGGACACGTGCTTTGTCTTGAGGAAGAATCGAATTTAACAGCTGCAGCTATTCCCTATGTGACGGCGGAAGGCATGTTTGGCGGCAGCGGTCTGTGGGTGCCATTCAATCAGCAAGGCAGTTTGACAGAAAATAAATTCCGGGTCTTGTATGCGGAACAAATTCTGGCGCAGTATGTTCTGCGCGTGATCAGCCGCCATGCGCATGAATTCATGGGAATTCAAGAAACCCAGTTGCTGCTAAAACGTCTTGAGGACTCCTATCCGGATCTGGAAAAGGAATTGAAACAGCAAGTGCCCTTATCCCGCTTCGCGGATGTGCTGCGCCGGTTAGTGCAAGAGCAGATACCGATACGCGACCTGCGTCTTATCGCTCACGCGCTGATTGAAACTGCCGCGCGTGAAAAGGATAATGTCATGCTGACTGAATACGTGCGTAACGCCATGGTTCGTTCAATCAGTTATCGCAACACTTTGCGCAACGGCAGGCTGGCCGCAATTGTCGTCGCGCCTGGTTTTGAGGATCAGATCAAACAGTATCTGAAACAAAGCGGCAGCGGCAGCGTTTTGCTATTACCGGAGACTCTGCGCCTGTCTATCCACTCTCAGATATTGCAAATCACGAGCGCCAGGCAGGCAGATGATTTTCACAAGCCTGTGTTATTGGTCAATGCAATTGAAATACGTGCTCATCTGCGATCGATACTGGTCGTCGATTTTCCTGATTTGACAGTACTTGCCTCACCGCAGGTCGAAGGTTCGATCCGGGTCGACATCCAGGGGCAGATTCAGTAA
- the sctJ gene encoding type III secretion system inner membrane ring lipoprotein SctJ, whose product MKYPFSSFDVKRWLVLTGLVASLAFLSGCKEAVYNQLSEREANNILLTLLKGGVEAEKRADGEKGYSIWVSDSKMALAIELLKMNAEPEEPYRTMGDLFARNQLIATPAEERIRFIYGIEQGLAATLSKIDGVLVARVHIVMPDNDPLANQVKPTSASVFLKHRADMNMQVILPAVKDMVVHSVEGLTVDRVAVTLFPATATSTTPADVPITRFFGALVAASSVSTLWMLLGLPWLLAALLALALFFATRLRQLLWSYLKPSSSRMDSNEPGERPVASTKTRFR is encoded by the coding sequence ATGAAATATCCGTTTTCTTCATTTGATGTCAAAAGGTGGTTGGTGCTTACCGGTCTCGTTGCATCATTGGCTTTTTTATCCGGCTGCAAGGAGGCGGTTTATAACCAGTTGAGTGAACGCGAAGCCAACAATATTCTGCTGACCCTGCTCAAAGGCGGCGTTGAGGCAGAAAAGCGCGCGGATGGCGAAAAGGGATACAGCATCTGGGTCAGCGATAGCAAGATGGCGCTCGCTATCGAATTGCTGAAGATGAATGCGGAGCCGGAAGAACCTTATCGCACCATGGGCGATCTGTTCGCGCGCAATCAGTTGATCGCGACTCCCGCCGAGGAACGGATACGTTTCATCTATGGTATTGAACAGGGACTTGCCGCGACTTTGTCAAAGATTGACGGCGTACTGGTTGCGCGCGTGCATATCGTCATGCCAGACAATGATCCTTTAGCCAATCAGGTCAAGCCAACCTCAGCATCTGTTTTTCTGAAACATCGCGCCGACATGAACATGCAGGTGATTCTGCCTGCCGTCAAAGATATGGTTGTGCATAGTGTCGAAGGCTTGACGGTCGATCGTGTCGCGGTGACTTTGTTTCCCGCGACTGCAACCTCGACCACACCTGCCGATGTTCCCATTACCCGCTTCTTTGGCGCATTGGTGGCCGCTTCCAGCGTCTCTACCTTGTGGATGCTGCTGGGCTTGCCTTGGTTGCTGGCTGCCCTGCTGGCGCTCGCATTGTTTTTTGCGACCCGCTTGCGCCAGCTGCTCTGGAGCTATCTCAAGCCATCGTCGTCCAGGATGGATTCCAATGAGCCAGGCGAACGACCGGTGGCAAGCACTAAGACCAGATTCCGCTGA
- the sctT gene encoding type III secretion system export apparatus subunit SctT, with translation MVDQYQNLESSLIGLGLLMVRMLLAFSFMPFFSTKVVPLTVRLSFVAGLSLFLFPLLQSQLPLFEADWHILFPCLLKEAGLGMVLGVFASLSFWAFHTAGVIIEYQAGLTMSVAIDPLSGEEDSLIGGLFMQLLTVFFFISGGMRQLVDMLFESYVIWPINKMLPIVGNLKLITMLMAAIMQMIVLVVKIAAPFVILMLLVELALGLLSRFAPQLNVFFLSLPLKVGILAVLLLIYSSLLSDGMQLLPNFHELNKTLEGVLR, from the coding sequence ATGGTAGACCAATACCAGAATCTTGAATCCTCGCTGATAGGTCTCGGCCTGCTAATGGTACGCATGTTGTTGGCATTTTCATTCATGCCGTTTTTTTCTACGAAAGTAGTCCCGCTCACGGTACGGCTGAGCTTCGTGGCCGGCTTGAGCTTATTCCTGTTTCCGCTATTGCAATCTCAACTGCCTCTATTCGAGGCGGACTGGCACATTCTTTTTCCATGCTTGCTCAAAGAAGCCGGATTAGGCATGGTGCTCGGCGTGTTCGCCAGTCTTTCATTCTGGGCCTTTCATACGGCGGGAGTCATCATCGAATATCAGGCCGGTTTGACCATGAGTGTCGCTATCGACCCATTGTCCGGAGAGGAAGATTCATTGATTGGCGGACTCTTCATGCAGCTACTGACGGTTTTCTTTTTTATTTCCGGCGGTATGAGGCAGCTGGTGGACATGCTTTTTGAAAGTTATGTCATCTGGCCAATCAACAAGATGCTGCCCATCGTCGGCAATCTTAAGCTGATCACCATGTTGATGGCGGCAATCATGCAGATGATAGTCCTGGTCGTCAAAATTGCCGCACCCTTTGTCATTCTCATGTTGCTGGTCGAACTGGCGCTAGGCTTGTTGTCTCGCTTTGCTCCGCAATTGAATGTGTTCTTCTTGTCGCTGCCTCTCAAGGTGGGAATCCTTGCAGTGTTACTTCTTATTTATAGCTCTCTATTGTCGGACGGAATGCAGTTATTACCCAATTTCCATGAGTTGAACAAGACATTGGAAGGGGTGCTTCGATGA
- the sctQ gene encoding type III secretion system cytoplasmic ring protein SctQ encodes MLVEQCLPVLSDAWLEETNQWLLWRSDIRFQLASGQLELKWIEPQSETSQVRILFKLGDHRWAISLNRLGALDARLIGAPFEEMPETLRTLTLQKILSGLLEKFPSSVTNDLDSAEVAWHPPHGFEGWQSFSFELTNTVQQTKSTGAFAVCSPRTLAWFRQHLPGARKEQSVLIGQLQVRARLQVGITRLHAGQIAELSLGDVIWMDAASLSKHGLRVDFEIGSGKTFFYANWKQKLLTVISPPTDSTPGFQDLAANFSENAHMHIDMNQLELPVSFDLGELSLPVSEIAHIGPDYVFQLPDEAADAVVNVRIHGKLIAQGNLVLVGRRLAVRLTKIRQPDNLPDADGVPLD; translated from the coding sequence ATGCTTGTTGAACAGTGTCTCCCGGTTTTGTCTGACGCATGGCTGGAAGAGACCAATCAGTGGCTCTTATGGCGTTCCGATATTCGCTTTCAGCTTGCCAGCGGCCAGCTTGAGCTGAAATGGATTGAACCGCAATCGGAAACGTCTCAAGTGCGAATTCTTTTCAAGCTGGGTGACCACCGATGGGCAATCAGCCTCAATCGGCTTGGCGCATTGGATGCGCGCCTGATTGGCGCACCGTTTGAAGAAATGCCGGAAACATTGCGCACGCTCACTTTGCAAAAAATATTGTCCGGCTTGTTGGAAAAATTCCCATCAAGCGTGACTAACGATCTGGATTCCGCCGAAGTGGCGTGGCATCCCCCGCACGGATTTGAGGGATGGCAGTCGTTCTCATTCGAACTGACGAATACGGTACAGCAGACCAAATCGACCGGTGCATTTGCAGTTTGCTCGCCGCGGACACTGGCTTGGTTCAGGCAGCATCTACCTGGCGCTCGAAAAGAACAATCTGTCCTTATCGGTCAATTGCAGGTACGGGCGAGGCTTCAAGTCGGTATCACAAGATTGCATGCCGGGCAGATCGCCGAACTGTCATTGGGCGACGTGATATGGATGGATGCGGCTAGCCTGAGCAAGCATGGGCTGCGGGTCGACTTTGAGATCGGCAGCGGCAAGACTTTTTTTTACGCAAATTGGAAGCAGAAATTATTGACCGTGATTTCCCCACCCACGGATTCAACGCCAGGATTTCAGGATCTGGCCGCTAATTTTTCGGAGAATGCGCACATGCACATTGACATGAATCAGCTTGAATTGCCTGTTTCATTTGACCTCGGCGAGTTGTCGTTGCCGGTGTCTGAGATTGCGCATATCGGGCCAGACTACGTCTTCCAGTTGCCGGATGAAGCCGCCGATGCGGTCGTGAATGTCCGGATCCACGGTAAGTTGATCGCCCAAGGCAATCTGGTTCTGGTGGGAAGGAGACTCGCGGTCCGGCTGACAAAGATTCGCCAGCCGGACAATCTACCGGATGCAGACGGCGTTCCGTTGGATTGA
- a CDS encoding SctK family type III secretion system sorting platform protein yields MEVNEARHLDHVEQEMRLAEMGYALPIVGDRFFDSILKFNLFPALYAHPEQISSLDVLPAAVLQDDMLQDETLLTASGNDWNPYWLRCLSDALLRSSRLEPHYDFDFSAREKRLMLLDASALIQLGRHVAAILLQPYLRKVVLGERVREIEQVMGAACREFGLRWVAGQDVALVQVAAALQGLGDAGIEALGTEEDWHQFVFRLILSALSESDIAVRGRLKLKFSPALQQVKSFRLQEGKRNLLVTLFFDVLNKTFPAWHDQVAIELPGELHARTDSA; encoded by the coding sequence ATGGAGGTTAACGAGGCCAGGCATTTGGACCATGTGGAGCAAGAGATGCGCTTGGCTGAAATGGGATACGCATTGCCGATCGTAGGTGATCGATTCTTTGATTCGATTCTTAAATTCAATCTCTTCCCTGCGTTATACGCTCATCCTGAGCAGATCAGCTCACTCGATGTATTGCCAGCTGCCGTACTGCAAGATGACATGTTGCAAGATGAGACTCTGTTGACCGCAAGCGGAAATGATTGGAACCCATACTGGCTGCGCTGCCTTTCAGACGCTTTATTGCGATCGAGCCGACTGGAACCGCATTATGATTTTGATTTTTCAGCCCGGGAAAAAAGATTGATGCTGCTAGATGCATCGGCGCTCATCCAGCTAGGACGGCATGTCGCAGCAATTTTGCTGCAACCCTATTTGCGCAAGGTCGTGCTGGGGGAACGCGTGAGAGAAATCGAACAGGTCATGGGCGCGGCATGCCGTGAATTCGGATTGCGTTGGGTTGCCGGGCAAGATGTCGCGCTAGTGCAGGTAGCGGCAGCTTTGCAAGGCTTGGGCGATGCCGGGATCGAAGCGCTTGGTACTGAAGAGGACTGGCATCAGTTCGTGTTTAGATTGATTCTGTCGGCATTATCGGAAAGCGACATCGCGGTGCGCGGCAGATTGAAGCTCAAATTTTCGCCCGCATTGCAGCAAGTAAAGTCATTCCGGCTGCAAGAAGGCAAGAGAAATTTACTGGTCACATTGTTCTTTGATGTGCTGAACAAGACCTTTCCCGCCTGGCATGATCAGGTTGCCATTGAATTGCCTGGAGAGCTTCATGCAAGGACTGACTCTGCTTGA
- the sctR gene encoding type III secretion system export apparatus subunit SctR, producing MLNQDPLVLIISLALLSLAPFIAVMVTSFAKLVVVFSLARNAIGLQQVPPNLVVNGLALILSFYIMAPVVNQMSDVSQAQISNGSLRISGLIEIMNQGREPLRAFLEKHAEQREREFFVRSAQKIWPPEQAAKLKNNDLLVLVPAFTVTELTAAFKIGFLIYLAFVIIDLVVANILLALGMMMFSPTVVSVPLKLLLFVMLDGWAKLIHNLILTYQ from the coding sequence ATGCTGAATCAAGATCCGCTCGTCCTCATTATCAGCCTTGCCTTACTTAGCCTCGCTCCTTTTATCGCGGTCATGGTGACTTCATTTGCCAAGCTGGTCGTGGTGTTCAGTCTGGCCAGGAACGCAATAGGCTTGCAGCAAGTACCTCCTAACCTGGTTGTCAATGGCCTCGCGCTCATATTGTCGTTCTATATCATGGCGCCGGTTGTCAATCAGATGTCGGATGTTTCGCAAGCGCAGATAAGCAACGGCAGCTTACGCATCAGCGGGCTGATTGAAATCATGAATCAAGGGCGCGAGCCACTGAGAGCCTTCCTCGAAAAACATGCGGAACAGCGGGAGCGGGAATTTTTTGTGCGTTCAGCGCAAAAGATATGGCCGCCGGAGCAGGCTGCCAAGCTAAAAAATAATGACTTGCTGGTGCTGGTGCCGGCTTTTACCGTCACTGAACTGACTGCGGCTTTCAAGATCGGATTTCTGATTTATCTCGCGTTTGTGATTATCGATCTGGTTGTGGCAAACATCCTGTTAGCGCTCGGCATGATGATGTTCTCTCCCACCGTGGTCTCGGTACCGCTCAAATTATTGCTGTTTGTCATGCTGGATGGCTGGGCCAAGCTGATTCATAACCTGATTCTTACTTATCAGTAG
- the sctL gene encoding type III secretion system stator protein SctL has protein sequence MQGLTLLDKRALAVSEGKVVKAEAYATSIEAAAVLAEACAYAKQRRVSVDAEIARECEAGYQEGYAKASQDFAARMVDSVMRLESTYIGLEARLVNTVMNALKTVLGSLDESLLIEKLVRQVIHAAGQEKKLCLRVAANQFEEVNEILQKILRDYPYVEFIDVAKDPHMRFGDCVLETEYGAVDGGLEHQLNAIRQSLISVFAGRRAESSGSPTSRHLSVESLQEDN, from the coding sequence ATGCAAGGACTGACTCTGCTTGATAAGCGTGCGCTTGCCGTCAGTGAAGGCAAAGTAGTCAAGGCGGAAGCGTACGCTACCTCGATTGAGGCCGCTGCTGTCCTTGCAGAAGCGTGCGCCTATGCAAAGCAACGGCGCGTCAGCGTCGATGCTGAAATCGCGCGGGAGTGTGAGGCGGGCTACCAGGAAGGATACGCTAAAGCCAGCCAAGACTTCGCGGCACGCATGGTCGATAGTGTCATGCGCTTGGAGTCGACCTATATTGGGTTGGAAGCGCGCCTGGTCAATACGGTAATGAACGCCTTGAAGACAGTACTGGGTTCGCTTGACGAAAGCCTGCTAATCGAAAAACTGGTGCGACAGGTAATTCATGCTGCAGGCCAGGAAAAAAAATTGTGCTTGAGGGTGGCGGCAAATCAGTTTGAAGAGGTCAATGAAATTCTGCAAAAAATTCTTCGCGACTATCCATACGTTGAATTTATCGATGTCGCGAAAGATCCTCATATGCGCTTCGGAGATTGTGTACTCGAAACAGAATATGGCGCGGTGGATGGCGGTCTGGAACATCAGCTGAATGCCATCCGCCAAAGCCTGATTAGTGTGTTTGCCGGCAGACGGGCAGAGTCCAGTGGATCGCCAACTTCTCGGCATCTGTCCGTAGAGTCGTTGCAGGAGGACAACTGA
- the sctS gene encoding type III secretion system export apparatus subunit SctS, protein MNIATLATDVKQALMLVLLLSMPVVLAVGVTGLLLAFLQAVTQMQDQTMAFGIKLVVAVIVIALMSGWLGGELFTFADGLFASIALVR, encoded by the coding sequence ATGAATATTGCGACACTCGCGACAGATGTAAAGCAGGCGCTGATGCTTGTACTCTTGCTCTCAATGCCGGTGGTCCTGGCGGTTGGAGTGACTGGCTTGTTATTGGCGTTCCTGCAGGCCGTCACTCAAATGCAAGATCAAACCATGGCGTTTGGCATCAAGCTGGTAGTCGCTGTGATTGTGATTGCCTTGATGTCGGGCTGGCTGGGGGGCGAATTGTTCACCTTTGCAGATGGGCTGTTTGCATCCATTGCTTTGGTGAGGTAA
- a CDS encoding FliI/YscN family ATPase produces MNQQEYFAEILDTASHRLQPLEIKGRVTQAVGTLIKAAGISARIGDVCQLYNPGSDWQLSAEVVGVTRDGLLLMPYGELTGLSVQTHVQNLGHVPSIRVGPELLGQTLDGFGAPLKKDLITTDMVSYPILAAAPSPFERRPVSEVFQTGVRAIDALLTCGRGQRMGIFSPAGSGKSTLLSMIAEGADSDVNVVALVGERGREVSEFIEHFANTDKIRKTIFVVTTSDRSAAERAKAPCVAMAIAEYFRDQGCAVLLLMDSVTRYARALREIGLAAGEPPTRRGFPPSALTALPKLFERAGQNERGSITSFFTVLLEDDIAGDPIGEEMRATLDGHIILSPLLANANAFPAIDIPLSRSRVMRQVVSDAHYENAGMLRELMRKYESVEMLLQMGEIQHGNDKFADKAIRTHEPMRHFLRQKVGEIGDFDDSIEQLARLAGD; encoded by the coding sequence TTGAACCAACAGGAATACTTCGCCGAGATATTGGATACTGCATCGCATAGATTGCAACCCCTGGAAATCAAGGGAAGAGTGACTCAGGCCGTAGGCACCTTGATCAAGGCAGCTGGAATTTCCGCGCGGATCGGTGATGTCTGCCAGCTCTATAACCCAGGCAGCGACTGGCAGCTGTCGGCAGAAGTAGTCGGTGTTACACGGGATGGCTTGCTGTTGATGCCCTACGGCGAATTGACGGGATTATCGGTGCAGACGCATGTCCAAAATCTGGGGCACGTGCCGTCTATCCGTGTCGGCCCCGAATTGCTGGGACAAACATTGGATGGTTTTGGGGCGCCGCTAAAAAAAGATTTGATTACGACAGATATGGTGAGCTACCCGATACTCGCTGCTGCGCCTAGTCCATTCGAACGCAGGCCGGTTAGCGAGGTTTTTCAAACCGGGGTGCGCGCCATCGATGCCTTGCTGACCTGCGGCAGAGGACAGCGTATGGGCATATTTTCGCCGGCGGGTTCGGGTAAGAGCACTTTATTGTCCATGATCGCGGAAGGCGCCGATAGCGATGTCAATGTCGTGGCGCTGGTGGGCGAGCGGGGTAGGGAAGTCAGCGAATTCATCGAGCATTTTGCCAATACCGACAAGATACGGAAAACCATATTTGTGGTGACAACCTCTGACCGTTCTGCCGCGGAACGTGCCAAGGCGCCATGTGTTGCGATGGCAATTGCAGAGTATTTTCGCGATCAGGGATGTGCGGTTCTGCTCTTGATGGATTCTGTGACGCGCTATGCGCGCGCATTGCGCGAGATCGGTCTTGCCGCCGGCGAGCCACCCACCCGAAGGGGATTTCCTCCCTCCGCATTGACCGCCCTGCCAAAATTATTCGAACGCGCCGGACAAAATGAGCGGGGCTCGATCACCTCGTTTTTTACTGTCTTGCTGGAAGACGATATTGCCGGCGACCCGATTGGAGAAGAGATGCGCGCCACCCTGGACGGTCACATTATTCTTTCACCTCTGCTTGCCAACGCCAACGCATTCCCTGCCATCGATATTCCACTGAGCCGCAGCCGCGTGATGCGCCAGGTGGTATCGGACGCGCATTATGAAAATGCCGGAATGCTGCGCGAATTGATGCGGAAATATGAATCTGTCGAAATGCTGCTGCAAATGGGAGAGATCCAGCATGGCAACGACAAGTTCGCCGATAAAGCGATTCGCACTCACGAGCCCATGCGCCATTTTTTACGGCAAAAGGTCGGGGAAATAGGCGATTTCGATGACAGCATCGAGCAGCTCGCCCGGCTGGCTGGAGACTGA
- the sctU gene encoding type III secretion system export apparatus subunit SctU: MSDSSSSQSKTEQPTPKKLRDLRLKGDIPVSQDLVSALSMLVVSVTLAMAGKSFIQNMMGLINQALNMDWRSMRDPDAVLHATKIMFVEGIGFSLPLIALLIFTSIAIGLLQSRGLLVMTRVMPDLKRLNPIAGLQRIFSLRTIFELFKLLSKAILLGLIVFLLTRQILGILFDARFLPIAGVLLLAERVVGQLFWMALAAFILFAIADFSFQRWDFIRKNRMTKDEVKREYKEMEGDPHLRAKRRQLQQELSMQSMLDNVRKANVVVVNPTHIAVALYYQQDETAIPVVLAKGEGFIAEEIRRIAQEEGIPILRDIQLARQLQAQVPVNHYIPDDLIEPVAAVLRWVRDIKSDA; encoded by the coding sequence ATGAGCGATTCGAGCAGCAGTCAAAGCAAGACAGAGCAGCCCACTCCCAAGAAGCTGCGCGATTTACGCCTGAAGGGCGATATCCCGGTGAGTCAGGATCTGGTTTCAGCATTGTCGATGCTGGTCGTCAGCGTGACACTGGCGATGGCTGGAAAATCATTTATTCAAAACATGATGGGGCTTATCAATCAGGCCTTGAATATGGATTGGCGCTCGATGAGAGATCCGGATGCAGTCCTCCACGCCACAAAAATCATGTTTGTCGAAGGTATTGGTTTCAGTTTGCCTTTGATTGCCCTCCTGATATTTACATCGATAGCGATCGGCTTGCTCCAGAGCCGCGGCTTGCTAGTGATGACACGCGTCATGCCGGATTTGAAGCGGCTCAATCCTATTGCCGGATTGCAGCGCATTTTTTCTCTGCGCACGATTTTCGAGCTGTTCAAGCTGTTGTCCAAAGCAATTTTGCTGGGCCTGATTGTATTTTTGTTGACGCGTCAAATACTAGGCATCCTGTTTGACGCCCGTTTCCTGCCGATCGCTGGCGTTCTTTTGCTGGCAGAAAGAGTCGTCGGCCAACTGTTCTGGATGGCGCTTGCGGCATTCATTTTGTTTGCTATTGCCGATTTCAGTTTCCAGCGCTGGGATTTTATCCGTAAAAACCGCATGACAAAAGACGAGGTCAAGCGCGAATATAAAGAGATGGAAGGCGATCCTCATCTGCGTGCCAAGCGCAGGCAACTGCAGCAGGAATTAAGCATGCAGAGCATGCTCGACAACGTCCGCAAAGCCAATGTTGTCGTGGTCAATCCAACCCATATTGCCGTCGCGCTGTACTACCAGCAGGACGAAACGGCGATCCCGGTTGTTCTGGCCAAAGGTGAAGGGTTCATCGCGGAAGAAATACGCCGGATAGCACAAGAGGAGGGCATTCCGATATTACGGGATATTCAGTTGGCAAGGCAGTTGCAGGCGCAAGTCCCGGTCAATCACTATATTCCTGACGACTTGATTGAGCCGGTCGCGGCGGTATTGCGCTGGGTCCGGGACATCAAGTCGGATGCATGA
- a CDS encoding tetratricopeptide repeat protein, whose translation MTQSIEVLTLSAMQHLAEVGFLASEMGLSDQAVTIFSGLAKIRPEQPHSGINLALVYARYDKADEAIELLQFLQKKFPDNQMVMSVLGVCLVQQEKPGALALLDQVLSRQTDTDAMNVARSCYDLAKQQQASREHKTPTEGLQFFRHYNHQI comes from the coding sequence ATGACACAAAGCATAGAAGTCTTGACCCTCTCAGCTATGCAGCATTTAGCGGAAGTGGGATTTCTTGCCAGTGAAATGGGACTATCCGACCAAGCGGTCACGATTTTTTCCGGCCTGGCAAAAATCAGGCCCGAACAACCTCATTCCGGAATTAATCTGGCGCTCGTCTATGCCCGTTATGACAAAGCGGATGAAGCGATCGAATTGCTGCAATTCCTGCAAAAAAAATTTCCAGATAATCAGATGGTCATGTCGGTGTTGGGAGTCTGTCTGGTGCAGCAGGAAAAGCCGGGAGCGCTAGCTTTATTGGATCAGGTCCTGAGTCGCCAAACCGACACAGATGCAATGAATGTCGCCCGTTCCTGTTATGACCTGGCCAAACAGCAACAAGCTAGCCGGGAGCATAAGACTCCCACCGAGGGTTTGCAGTTTTTTCGGCACTACAACCATCAGATTTGA